In Nostoc sp. CENA543, a single genomic region encodes these proteins:
- a CDS encoding response regulator, whose protein sequence is MKILCIEDDVNLVLMLKAVLVNQGYQVDLAEDGEAGWQLAQKYSYNLIILDLLLPKIDGMHLCKLLRSNDSIDVQHNRNTPVMLMTALDTVTNKVTGLDVGADDYIVKPFNMDEFLARIRVLLRRSGNQISACLNWGELCLNPNTCEVSYAGQPIHLFKKEYEILEMFLRHPQQIFSHNLLLDSLWEADEIPTHGALRAHIKGIRNKLKKAGANNIFETVYKLGYRLKPLAVANASQITITTPKKQFLPISISPTDSLIPELRELWHQSRQSYQERLLIIQKAVTALVAGKLTPEQQHEAEREAHTLIGSLGSFGLDKSSDICRQIQQILQQAHLLGKPKAEELKLLVAQLQHCIEMDAPNILGLNNSLVSHLLIIDNDIGLAKDIATEGINRGFNVNIATNSEQAEQILVSGAIDVILLNLDYQNNLEIGLSFLAKIRSQYSQIPVVIITQADSFATRLEVARLRISYFLIKPISSSQVVALLTQVLHQNHPPLYRLLVVDDDPGILQLVYQILSPYGYQVTLLDQPLQFWETLEQTNPDLLILDIELLTPEKGDNTRKLSVNGFDLCQIIRNDWQWNRLPILFLSAHTDVETIQHSFAVGANDFLSKPIVAKELQARIRTRLEQQANWKLTEVDELTGLSIRSKALKNLTKLLQQAQSQQQTLSLAMLDIDFFKLINDKYGHPTGDRVLSYFGQLLNQSFCQQGVIGRWGGEEFVIGMCGVTAKASCELLTQILQKLRQHSFTTDREISFQITFSAGVAEFPGDGQDIQALLQAADAALYKAKQQGRSLVLLATDNYTK, encoded by the coding sequence GTGAAAATTCTTTGTATAGAAGATGACGTTAATTTAGTCCTGATGCTGAAAGCTGTATTAGTCAACCAGGGGTATCAAGTTGACTTAGCAGAAGATGGAGAAGCTGGATGGCAATTAGCTCAAAAATATTCATACAACTTAATAATTTTGGATTTGTTATTGCCCAAAATAGATGGGATGCACTTATGTAAACTTCTGCGTTCTAATGACTCTATTGATGTACAGCACAACAGAAATACACCAGTGATGTTGATGACAGCTTTAGATACGGTAACTAACAAAGTTACAGGTTTGGACGTTGGAGCAGATGACTATATAGTGAAACCCTTCAATATGGATGAGTTCTTAGCAAGGATAAGGGTACTGCTCAGAAGGAGTGGGAATCAGATTTCAGCTTGTCTAAATTGGGGTGAGTTGTGCCTCAATCCCAACACCTGTGAAGTTAGCTACGCTGGACAGCCAATTCACTTATTCAAGAAGGAATATGAAATTTTGGAGATGTTTTTACGACATCCTCAACAAATTTTTAGCCACAATTTATTATTAGATTCTTTATGGGAAGCAGATGAAATTCCTACACATGGTGCGCTAAGAGCGCATATTAAAGGTATACGAAATAAATTAAAAAAAGCTGGTGCAAATAATATATTTGAAACTGTTTATAAGTTAGGTTATCGGCTAAAACCACTTGCAGTCGCAAATGCAAGCCAAATCACGATAACGACTCCCAAAAAGCAATTTCTACCCATTTCTATTTCTCCTACTGATTCTTTAATACCTGAACTACGAGAACTTTGGCATCAGTCCCGTCAGTCTTATCAAGAACGTCTATTGATAATTCAAAAAGCTGTGACTGCTTTAGTGGCAGGAAAACTAACTCCAGAACAGCAGCACGAAGCTGAAAGGGAAGCACATACTCTAATCGGCTCACTTGGTAGCTTTGGATTAGATAAATCTTCTGATATTTGCCGTCAAATTCAACAGATTCTTCAACAAGCTCATTTGTTAGGAAAACCTAAAGCTGAAGAATTAAAGTTATTAGTGGCACAATTACAGCATTGTATAGAGATGGATGCCCCCAATATATTAGGTTTGAATAATTCTCTTGTTAGTCATTTATTAATTATAGATAATGATATTGGTCTAGCAAAAGATATTGCTACGGAAGGTATTAACAGGGGCTTTAACGTAAATATTGCAACTAATTCTGAACAAGCAGAACAAATTTTAGTCAGTGGTGCTATTGATGTTATTTTATTAAATTTAGATTATCAGAATAACCTTGAAATCGGGTTAAGCTTTTTGGCAAAAATCCGTAGCCAGTATTCACAAATTCCAGTTGTGATTATTACTCAAGCAGACTCCTTTGCTACTAGACTAGAGGTAGCTAGATTAAGGATTTCGTACTTTCTAATAAAACCTATTAGTAGTAGTCAAGTAGTGGCATTACTGACACAAGTATTGCATCAAAATCATCCGCCGTTATATCGATTGTTGGTGGTAGATGATGACCCTGGTATATTGCAACTTGTGTATCAAATATTATCACCCTATGGCTATCAGGTCACTCTATTAGATCAACCTTTACAGTTTTGGGAAACTTTAGAACAAACAAATCCCGATTTGTTGATTTTAGATATAGAACTGTTAACTCCAGAAAAAGGAGACAACACACGAAAACTTTCTGTAAATGGGTTTGATTTATGTCAGATAATTCGTAACGATTGGCAGTGGAATCGATTACCTATTCTGTTTTTATCTGCTCATACTGATGTAGAAACTATTCAGCATAGCTTTGCTGTGGGAGCTAATGATTTTTTAAGTAAACCAATTGTTGCTAAAGAATTGCAGGCTCGTATCAGAACAAGACTAGAACAGCAAGCAAATTGGAAGCTTACTGAAGTTGATGAACTAACAGGATTAAGTATACGAAGCAAAGCTCTTAAGAATTTAACAAAATTACTGCAACAGGCACAAAGCCAACAGCAAACTTTGAGTTTGGCAATGCTTGATATTGACTTTTTTAAGTTAATTAATGACAAGTATGGACACCCAACCGGAGATCGTGTTTTGAGCTATTTTGGTCAACTCCTTAATCAATCTTTTTGTCAACAAGGTGTAATAGGGCGTTGGGGTGGTGAGGAATTTGTGATCGGAATGTGTGGTGTGACTGCAAAAGCTAGCTGTGAACTATTAACGCAAATATTACAAAAATTACGGCAGCATTCGTTCACTACAGATAGGGAGATTTCATTTCAAATCACTTTTAGTGCGGGGGTTGCAGAGTTTCCTGGTGATGGTCAAGATATACAAGCACTTTTGCAAGCCGCAGATGCGGCACTTTACAAAGCTAAACAACAAGGGCGAAGTCTGGTTTTACTGGCAACAGATAATTACACTAAGTAG
- the hisF gene encoding imidazole glycerol phosphate synthase subunit HisF, giving the protein MLSKRILPCLDVKAGRVVKGVNFVDLKDAGDPVELAKVYNDAGADELVFLDITATHEDRDTIIDVVYRTAEQVFIPLTVGGGIQSLENVKALLRAGADKVSINSAAVRDPDLINRASDRFGNQCIVVAIDARRRVDPQNPGWDVYVRGGRENTGLDALLWAKEVEKRGAGELLVTSMDADGTQAGYDIALTKAIAEAVEIPVIASGGAGNCEHIYTALHEGKAEAALLASLLHYGQLSVSEIKNYLRDRHIPVRLYA; this is encoded by the coding sequence ATGTTATCTAAAAGAATCTTACCCTGTTTAGATGTCAAGGCGGGGCGGGTTGTTAAAGGAGTTAACTTTGTCGATCTCAAAGATGCTGGTGATCCGGTAGAACTGGCGAAGGTTTATAACGATGCCGGCGCAGATGAGTTAGTATTTCTGGATATTACAGCCACTCATGAAGACCGCGATACGATTATTGACGTAGTTTACCGTACCGCCGAACAGGTCTTTATTCCTCTGACTGTGGGTGGTGGTATCCAATCCTTAGAAAATGTTAAAGCTTTGTTACGAGCTGGGGCAGACAAGGTTAGTATTAACTCTGCGGCAGTACGTGATCCTGACTTGATCAATCGGGCTAGCGATCGCTTCGGTAATCAGTGCATAGTAGTTGCTATTGACGCGAGGCGGAGAGTTGACCCGCAAAATCCTGGTTGGGATGTGTATGTGCGTGGAGGAAGAGAAAATACAGGCTTAGATGCCCTACTTTGGGCGAAAGAAGTCGAAAAGCGTGGTGCGGGAGAACTATTAGTGACCAGTATGGATGCTGATGGCACTCAAGCTGGTTATGACATTGCATTAACAAAAGCAATTGCTGAGGCTGTAGAAATCCCTGTGATTGCTTCCGGTGGTGCGGGGAACTGTGAACATATCTACACCGCACTCCATGAAGGTAAGGCGGAAGCTGCTTTATTAGCTTCTCTCCTGCATTATGGGCAGTTAAGTGTATCTGAAATTAAGAATTATTTGCGCGATCGTCACATTCCAGTACGTTTGTACGCTTAA
- the ruvB gene encoding Holliday junction branch migration DNA helicase RuvB, whose amino-acid sequence MAIISSKKQPPEPNGQPQQRRESAKTTPKEKILQPEAAVDEQGKQEESIRPQKFADYIGQKDLKDVLEIAIKAAKSRGEVLDHLLLYGPPGLGKTTMAMILASEMGVNYKITSAPALERPRDIVGLLVNLKPGDILFIDEIHRLSRMTEEILYPAMEDYRLDITVGKGSSAKIRSLPLSKFTLVGATTRVGALTSPLRDRFGLIQKLRFYEVDELSKIVLRSSQLLQTKVTEDGATEIARRSRGTPRIANRLLKRVRDYAEVKAHSEINQTIAAEALQLFQVDPCGLDWTDRRMLSVIIEQFNGGPVGLETIAAATGEDTQTIEEVYEPYLMQIGYLSRTPRGRTATKAAYKHMGFTPPNEQMSLL is encoded by the coding sequence ATGGCGATCATCTCCTCGAAAAAACAGCCTCCAGAACCCAATGGACAACCACAACAGCGTCGGGAGTCAGCAAAAACAACCCCCAAAGAGAAAATTTTGCAACCTGAAGCTGCTGTTGATGAACAAGGTAAACAAGAAGAGAGTATCAGACCACAAAAATTTGCCGACTACATTGGACAAAAAGACCTCAAGGATGTTCTAGAGATTGCCATCAAAGCAGCCAAGTCACGGGGTGAAGTTTTGGATCACTTGCTACTGTATGGCCCTCCCGGATTGGGTAAAACAACAATGGCAATGATATTAGCATCGGAGATGGGAGTCAACTACAAAATTACTAGTGCGCCTGCTTTAGAAAGACCTAGAGATATCGTAGGGCTACTAGTTAACCTCAAGCCAGGAGATATTTTATTTATTGATGAAATCCATCGACTTTCGCGGATGACAGAAGAAATTCTGTATCCGGCAATGGAAGATTATCGTCTAGATATTACTGTGGGTAAAGGTTCTAGCGCGAAAATTCGCAGCTTACCCTTATCTAAATTTACCTTAGTGGGGGCAACAACCCGCGTCGGGGCGTTGACTTCCCCACTGCGCGATCGCTTCGGCTTAATTCAAAAACTGCGCTTTTATGAAGTTGACGAACTCAGCAAAATTGTCTTGCGGAGTTCCCAGTTACTGCAAACCAAAGTCACCGAAGATGGGGCGACAGAAATCGCTCGTCGTTCCAGAGGAACACCACGGATAGCTAATCGGCTACTCAAGCGCGTCCGTGATTATGCGGAAGTAAAAGCCCATAGTGAAATTAATCAAACCATTGCAGCCGAAGCTCTACAACTATTTCAAGTAGACCCATGTGGCTTAGATTGGACAGACCGCCGGATGTTGAGTGTGATTATTGAACAATTTAATGGTGGGCCAGTAGGCTTAGAAACCATCGCCGCAGCTACCGGAGAAGACACCCAAACCATTGAAGAAGTCTACGAACCCTACTTGATGCAAATCGGTTACTTAAGCCGCACTCCCCGTGGACGAACAGCCACAAAAGCTGCATACAAGCACATGGGATTTACTCCACCGAATGAGCAGATGTCATTACTATAG
- a CDS encoding tetratricopeptide repeat protein, with protein MIKLISIVLSLFLLLGWGTPVMAQTQQATITQEQLAQGDEWANQAFAATNKGDFATAEKYWTKIIENFPTNAGAWSNRGNSRVSQNKLEAALADYNKAIELAPNVTDPYLNRGTALEGLGKWSEAIADYNHVLELDPKDAMAYNNRGNAKAGLGEWSEAIADYQKSFEIAPNFAFARANYALALYENGQKDQAIRELRNITRKYPNFADVRAALTAAYWVSGQKGEAESNWVAAYGLDSRYKDMNWVKNIRRWPPSMVAALDKFLKIQ; from the coding sequence ATGATTAAGTTAATTAGTATAGTTCTCAGTCTGTTTCTTTTGTTGGGTTGGGGTACACCCGTGATGGCGCAAACCCAACAAGCTACAATTACCCAGGAGCAATTAGCGCAGGGTGATGAATGGGCAAATCAAGCTTTTGCGGCGACTAATAAAGGTGATTTTGCTACGGCAGAAAAATATTGGACGAAAATTATTGAGAATTTCCCCACTAATGCAGGGGCGTGGAGTAATCGGGGGAATTCGCGAGTTAGTCAGAATAAATTAGAGGCGGCACTGGCTGATTATAATAAAGCGATAGAATTAGCCCCGAATGTCACTGATCCTTATTTAAATCGTGGTACAGCTTTAGAAGGTTTGGGTAAGTGGTCAGAGGCGATCGCAGATTATAATCATGTCTTAGAACTCGACCCTAAAGATGCAATGGCGTATAACAATCGCGGTAATGCTAAAGCAGGTTTAGGAGAATGGTCAGAAGCGATCGCAGATTATCAAAAATCCTTTGAAATTGCACCTAACTTTGCCTTCGCCCGTGCTAATTATGCCCTAGCACTCTATGAAAATGGGCAGAAAGACCAAGCCATCCGCGAATTACGCAATATTACCCGCAAATATCCTAATTTTGCTGATGTGCGTGCAGCTTTGACAGCAGCTTACTGGGTAAGTGGTCAAAAGGGCGAAGCGGAAAGTAATTGGGTAGCCGCCTATGGCTTGGATAGTCGTTATAAAGACATGAACTGGGTGAAAAATATCCGCCGTTGGCCTCCCAGCATGGTTGCAGCTTTAGATAAATTCCTCAAAATTCAGTAA
- the rpmF gene encoding 50S ribosomal protein L32, which translates to MAVPKKKTSKSKRDKRRATWRHKAAVEAQKALSLGKSILTGRSTFVYPTAEEEDEEE; encoded by the coding sequence ATGGCTGTTCCTAAGAAGAAAACATCAAAATCTAAGAGAGATAAACGTCGGGCTACCTGGAGACACAAAGCTGCTGTTGAAGCACAAAAAGCTCTTTCCTTGGGTAAATCTATTTTGACTGGACGTTCTACATTTGTCTATCCTACTGCTGAAGAAGAAGACGAAGAAGAATAA
- a CDS encoding sulfite oxidase-like oxidoreductase: MLGKFFQKSNPENSDRVPPGQHLATGFPVLTYGQAPNINIEEWEFRVWGLVKPVVLSWSDFMNLPQHEFTADFHCVTRWSKLDVKWTGIKVTDFMNLIEVDPKAAHIMEHCYGGYTTNIAMTDFVREENFFAFKLFGEPLPHEHGGPLRLVVPHLYAWKSAKWINGLEFLDKEELGFWERNGYHRRGEPWAQERYSF, encoded by the coding sequence ATGCTAGGGAAATTCTTTCAGAAATCAAATCCAGAAAATAGCGATCGCGTCCCCCCAGGACAGCACTTAGCTACAGGCTTTCCTGTGTTAACATACGGTCAAGCACCAAACATCAATATTGAAGAATGGGAATTTCGAGTTTGGGGTTTGGTTAAACCTGTGGTGTTGAGTTGGTCAGATTTTATGAATCTACCACAGCACGAATTTACCGCAGATTTCCATTGTGTCACCCGTTGGTCTAAGTTAGATGTCAAGTGGACGGGGATTAAAGTCACAGACTTTATGAATTTAATTGAGGTAGATCCCAAAGCCGCCCATATTATGGAACATTGCTATGGTGGTTACACCACTAATATTGCAATGACGGATTTTGTTAGAGAAGAAAACTTTTTCGCATTTAAATTATTTGGTGAACCTCTCCCACACGAACACGGAGGGCCTTTGCGGTTAGTTGTACCGCATCTCTACGCCTGGAAAAGTGCGAAATGGATTAATGGTTTAGAGTTTTTAGACAAAGAAGAATTAGGTTTTTGGGAACGCAACGGCTACCATCGTCGTGGTGAACCTTGGGCGCAAGAACGTTATAGTTTCTAG
- a CDS encoding serine/threonine-protein kinase, giving the protein MNRFPDNNTNIRDYGLERNKLAQMCGSDKLFRDRYQILRILGRGGFGITFVAQDAVLPGNPQCVIKQLCPKVTSKKAWQNACKRFAKEAKTLAQLGSHSQIPMLLDYFEGNGELYLVQEYVQGCNLAQEVRKNGVKTETEVKQFLQDVLPVLQYLEQHQVIHRDIKPLNLLRCADDQRIVLIDFGAVKENLLDAINDSRNPSMNTNFVGTMGFAPPEQLSLHPVYASDIYAVGMTCVYLLTGKNPLDMEHETQTGEVCWYKYVQVSDSFTRILNKMLKFSLRERFQKASDVTRALRAEKDIPHLANCLTTQPIKNQRPQPKPTTQEYIPPIARTAIAIREWKARQEAKQQAKQQARQSQRI; this is encoded by the coding sequence ATGAACCGTTTTCCTGATAACAACACAAACATACGTGATTACGGACTAGAGAGAAATAAACTAGCTCAAATGTGTGGTTCTGACAAATTATTTCGCGATCGCTACCAAATATTACGGATCTTAGGTAGGGGTGGCTTTGGTATAACTTTTGTTGCCCAAGATGCCGTATTACCAGGAAACCCCCAGTGTGTAATTAAACAACTCTGCCCCAAGGTTACTAGTAAAAAAGCCTGGCAGAATGCTTGTAAGCGGTTTGCCAAGGAAGCAAAAACTTTAGCCCAACTGGGTAGTCATTCTCAAATTCCCATGTTGCTAGATTACTTTGAAGGTAACGGGGAATTATATTTAGTCCAGGAATACGTCCAGGGTTGCAATTTAGCGCAAGAAGTCAGAAAAAATGGTGTCAAGACGGAAACTGAAGTCAAACAGTTTTTACAGGATGTATTGCCAGTTTTACAATATTTAGAACAACATCAAGTCATTCACCGTGATATTAAACCCTTAAATCTTCTGCGCTGTGCAGATGATCAGCGCATAGTATTGATAGATTTTGGTGCAGTCAAGGAAAACTTGCTGGATGCGATTAATGATTCCCGTAATCCCAGCATGAATACTAACTTTGTGGGGACAATGGGCTTTGCACCACCAGAACAATTATCTCTACATCCGGTGTACGCCAGCGATATTTATGCTGTGGGTATGACTTGCGTTTATTTATTAACTGGCAAAAATCCCTTAGATATGGAACATGAAACCCAGACTGGGGAAGTGTGCTGGTATAAATATGTGCAGGTGAGTGATAGCTTTACTCGCATTTTAAATAAGATGCTGAAGTTTTCCCTCAGAGAGAGATTTCAAAAAGCCAGTGATGTAACTAGGGCGTTAAGGGCGGAAAAAGATATCCCACACCTAGCTAACTGCTTGACTACCCAACCAATCAAAAATCAACGTCCACAACCAAAACCAACTACTCAAGAATATATACCACCTATAGCCAGAACTGCGATCGCAATTCGGGAATGGAAAGCTAGACAGGAAGCTAAACAACAAGCCAAACAACAAGCTAGACAGTCTCAAAGAATATAG
- a CDS encoding LysR family transcriptional regulator, which translates to MRLEQLQAFLAIAQTGSFQKAAQKCGVTQSTISRQIQSLEADLGLELFHRTNQAKLTLGGERLLPRARKICQEWETATQELTDLIAGKQPELCIAAIHSLCGSYLPPILQKFCRDYPDVQLRVTSLGSDRALKVLKDGLVDLAIVMNNRFLTTGREMVVEVLYDEPIELLTAANHPLAQYEFVPWSEVVRYPQVVFKDGYGMQRLIQEKFERLEANLQAALEVNTLDAFRGVVRQGELIALLPTSALVEARLDPTLAVRPLATGGSLSDNSSLSRRVVMVTTQDRLQIPPIQHFWQLVRDHIRQQFEQQQEAS; encoded by the coding sequence ATGCGACTAGAGCAGTTGCAAGCGTTTTTAGCGATCGCCCAAACTGGTAGCTTTCAAAAAGCAGCCCAAAAATGTGGCGTAACACAATCTACTATTAGCCGCCAAATTCAGTCTTTGGAGGCTGATTTGGGTTTAGAGTTGTTTCACCGGACAAATCAGGCCAAGTTGACTTTAGGTGGCGAACGCTTGTTACCTCGCGCCCGGAAAATTTGCCAAGAGTGGGAAACGGCGACTCAAGAGTTGACAGATTTAATCGCCGGAAAGCAGCCGGAATTGTGTATTGCGGCGATTCATTCGCTGTGTGGTTCTTATTTACCGCCGATATTACAGAAATTTTGTCGTGATTATCCCGATGTGCAGTTGCGGGTGACATCTTTAGGAAGCGATCGCGCCCTAAAAGTCCTCAAAGATGGTTTAGTAGATTTAGCGATCGTTATGAATAATCGCTTTCTGACTACCGGGCGAGAAATGGTAGTAGAAGTCCTTTATGATGAACCCATAGAACTGTTAACTGCCGCTAATCATCCCCTCGCTCAATATGAATTTGTTCCTTGGTCAGAAGTAGTACGTTATCCCCAAGTAGTATTTAAAGATGGCTACGGGATGCAGCGTCTCATCCAAGAAAAATTTGAACGTCTAGAAGCTAATCTGCAAGCCGCTTTAGAAGTCAACACCCTAGACGCGTTTCGCGGTGTCGTCCGTCAAGGTGAATTAATTGCTTTACTTCCCACATCTGCATTAGTTGAAGCCCGCCTTGACCCCACCTTAGCGGTTCGTCCTTTAGCAACCGGTGGCTCGTTGTCTGATAATTCTAGCCTCTCTCGACGTGTTGTTATGGTCACAACACAAGACCGCTTGCAAATTCCCCCAATACAACATTTTTGGCAACTCGTGCGCGACCATATCCGCCAACAGTTTGAGCAACAACAAGAAGCCTCTTAA
- a CDS encoding iron uptake porin gives MNKHLLASSGGVILLWLISGVLPVKAIPNSELNDQKLANTKDSINRTNSETIIADELLLTDNTNQQDLSSAQAQQNNADTELDSAINSAQPQQASDTFAQVTSVSQLSDVQPTDWAFQALQSLVERYGCIAGYPNLTYRGNRAMTRYEFAAGLNACLERINELIATATADLVKKEDLATLQKLQEQFAAELATLRGRVDALEGRTAQLEANQFSTTTKLNGEVIIAALAATGGASGRSDPNPILVNRVRLNLTTSFTGKDLLITGLQAHNFLGGVTGQGSLQNSLGLSSDLLSASSARTSFEPQFPGLNVKDLSNVGANNLELYKLLYIFPVSNRLTLFAGTAAETSDAFPAITPFYGEGQESISRFGGLNPVLRVSGGTSGSGLASAAGFIYSISPSLDLRALYGSVNANLPEKSPNEVAPDVSNTPLGGGLFSGSSVIAAQLTFKPSRDLDIGLNYSHSYHEINILGTGLIRNDIGALAGVPLGTPVQLNSVGGTVTWRFSPQIALSGYGAALFVDDSSNSVDASTNFTSWMVGVHFRDLFKQGNAAGILFGQPLHRVDASGRASLTPEGENRATPYHLEAYYRLKVSDNVSITPGAFILFNPEGNSNNDTTTVGVLRTTFTF, from the coding sequence ATGAACAAACATCTGCTTGCTTCTTCTGGGGGAGTAATTTTATTATGGTTAATTTCTGGCGTTTTGCCCGTTAAAGCCATCCCTAATTCAGAGCTTAACGACCAAAAATTAGCCAACACTAAAGATAGTATAAATAGAACTAATTCAGAGACAATTATTGCTGATGAATTACTACTAACAGATAATACTAATCAGCAAGACTTATCTTCAGCACAAGCACAACAAAACAATGCAGATACAGAATTAGATTCTGCGATTAATTCTGCACAACCTCAGCAAGCATCAGACACATTTGCACAAGTCACATCTGTATCTCAATTATCTGATGTACAACCTACTGACTGGGCGTTTCAAGCCTTACAATCTCTAGTTGAGCGTTACGGCTGTATTGCAGGCTATCCAAATTTGACCTATCGTGGCAATCGTGCCATGACTCGCTATGAATTCGCCGCCGGTTTAAATGCTTGTTTAGAGCGCATCAACGAATTAATAGCTACTGCAACCGCCGATTTAGTTAAAAAAGAAGATTTAGCCACCTTGCAAAAACTGCAAGAACAATTTGCGGCGGAATTGGCAACATTAAGAGGTAGAGTAGATGCCTTAGAAGGTCGAACTGCACAACTAGAGGCCAATCAGTTTTCTACTACTACTAAATTAAATGGAGAAGTCATTATTGCTGCTCTTGCTGCTACTGGTGGTGCGTCTGGGAGAAGTGACCCCAACCCCATCTTAGTGAATCGAGTGCGGTTAAATCTGACCACTAGCTTCACAGGGAAAGACTTATTAATTACCGGCTTACAAGCCCACAATTTTTTAGGTGGAGTAACTGGTCAAGGTAGCTTACAAAATAGTTTAGGATTATCTTCTGATTTACTCAGTGCTAGTAGTGCGCGGACTAGTTTCGAGCCACAGTTTCCAGGACTTAACGTCAAGGATTTGTCAAACGTTGGGGCAAATAATCTTGAACTTTATAAATTGCTCTATATCTTCCCCGTTAGCAATAGGTTAACTTTGTTTGCGGGGACTGCGGCTGAAACATCCGATGCTTTTCCAGCAATTACACCCTTTTATGGAGAGGGACAAGAATCCATTTCCCGTTTTGGCGGATTAAATCCTGTGTTACGCGTCTCTGGGGGAACTTCCGGTTCTGGTTTAGCATCGGCGGCTGGATTTATTTACAGCATTTCCCCAAGTTTGGATTTGAGAGCTTTATATGGCAGTGTCAATGCTAATCTCCCAGAAAAATCTCCCAACGAAGTCGCCCCAGACGTTTCTAATACACCATTAGGTGGCGGCTTATTTAGTGGTAGTAGTGTAATTGCTGCTCAGTTAACCTTCAAACCCAGTCGTGATTTAGATATTGGTTTAAATTACTCCCATAGCTATCATGAAATCAATATTCTAGGCACAGGATTAATCAGAAATGATATCGGTGCTTTAGCTGGCGTACCTTTGGGAACACCAGTCCAACTAAATTCTGTCGGGGGAACGGTAACTTGGCGATTCTCTCCCCAGATAGCTTTATCTGGTTATGGCGCAGCGTTATTTGTCGATGATTCCTCAAATAGTGTAGACGCTTCCACTAACTTTACTAGTTGGATGGTAGGGGTTCACTTCAGAGACTTATTCAAACAAGGAAATGCGGCGGGGATTCTTTTTGGTCAACCACTCCACCGTGTTGACGCTAGTGGCAGAGCTTCACTTACCCCAGAAGGTGAAAATCGGGCTACTCCTTACCACTTAGAAGCCTATTACCGCCTGAAAGTTAGCGATAATGTCAGTATTACCCCAGGGGCGTTTATTTTATTTAACCCAGAAGGTAATAGCAACAATGACACCACAACTGTAGGGGTATTGCGTACAACTTTCACTTTTTAA